Below is a window of uncultured Tolumonas sp. DNA.
TAAAAGCGCGTTCTGGTTTTGGTAACGGCAAGTTAGATATGCATATTGAAGGTGTGAAGCTGGGCAACATGTCTGCTGCTTTCGATAAGCAATGGTCTATTGGTGTCAGGCCTGCTTACCCTGCGATGAGTTATCGCTATAACCATATTTTATCGAAAGATCAGCCGTGGCCTTTACCACTCGATGATGCACGACTGCTTGATCCTGAAAGTTTAACCATGCATTTATCGCTTAGTGCCAAACCCATGCTGGATATTGCTACTCATATTCGTGAGCTAGAAGCTTACCCGTATGGTTGCTTAGAGCAAACCACCAGTGGGCTTTACCCATCCCTCTATGTTACTAGCACTCAGTTAAAACAGATGGGGATTGTGACATCAGACAGCGATCAGGTCCGTCGCCAGAAAATCGAAAAGGGTATTGAGCGTTTGCTGGGGATGCAGCTCAGTAATGGTGGTTTCTCGTTGTGGGATAACAAAGGGCCGGAAGAATATTGGCTGACAGTGTATGTCACTGATTTCTTATTGCGTGCGCGTGATCAAGGCTTTGCGATACCGACAGCTGCACTGGAAAATGCCCAGCAACGATTACTTCGTTATCTGCAAGATCGCAATGCTGTGCAACCGTATTATTCATCAGCTTTGAGTGCGGAACGCTTCTCGATTCAGGCATATGCCGGGCTGGTGCTGGCAGGGCAAAAACAGGCACCGCTGGGGGCGTTACGCCAATTGTATCAACGTCGGGCTGATGCTGTTTCAGGGTTACCGCTGATCCAATTAGCGATTGCTTTACAGAAAATGGGCGATCAGCGTCGGGTTGATGCACTGCTGCAACAAGGCTTGAACTATAAATATGATCGTCATGGATATTACTGGTATGCCGATTATGGGACAGAACTGCGTGATCGGGCGTTAATTCTGTCGCTGTTACTGGAAAATCAACAATTGCCGGAGCAACAACCTGATTTGCAAATGCAGTTAAGCGATTTAATGCAAAGTCAGAGTTATCTATCGACACAAGAGCGTAATGCGCTCTTTATGGCGGCCCGCCATTCCATTGCGCAGCCAGAAGCTGATTGGCAGGCATCTGTATTACAGTCTCAGCAGCCCGTTGCAGCCTTGAGTAACAAGACTCAACAGGCCTACAACCTGAACGACGAAAGTATACTCAAAGGGTTAACCGTTGCTTCAACGGCAGAGAATCCCTTATATCTACGCGCAGATGTGACGGGTTATCCGCAAACCAAACCGAAACCTGCTGAAAATGGGATCCATGTTACCCGTGAAATTTTTGATTTACAGGGGAAAACACCTGACTTAAATCAGCTGAAACGTGGTGATTTGTTGGTAGTGCATTTGAGCGTCTGGGCTGATCAACGTGTACCCGATGCGCTGGTTGTTGATCTTTTACCTGCGGGTCTTGAGCTGGAAAACCAAAATCTGGAAAACAGCAACATGGCATTGACTGAATTAACTCAGTTCAAAGCGTTACTGGAAAAAGCTCAGCAAACTGCGATTAAACATCAGGAATATCGTGATGATCGTTATGTTGCTGCTATTGAACTGGATGGCTACAGCCGCCGAGATATTGTTTATATTGCCCGTGCTGTTTCACCAGGGCGTTTCCATATGCCAATGCCGATGGTGGAATCAATGTATCAACCTGCGGTGAACGCGCGTGGTGATTCGCCAGAATGGGTGGAAGTGCATTAATGATAGGGTGTTTTATGCATGGCCGCCGTTGGGCGGCCTTTTTTCACCGTCTATTTTTAGCATTGTTGTTACTTATCGGTATGGTATGGCTGGCGGATAAAATCTGGCCGCTTCCCACCACAGAAGGTAAGTTGGCCCGTATTGTCCTTGCGGAAGATGGCACACCGCTCTGGCGTTTTCCTGATGAACAAGGTGTCTGGCGCTATCCGGTGAAATTAAACGAGGTATCGCCGCTCTATTTGCAAGCATTGCTCGGTTACGAAGACCGCTGGTTTTATCATCATCTTGGGCTTAATCCATTTTCTATCATCAGAGCTGCATGGCAAAATTTGAGTAATCATCGGATCGTTTCTGGCGGTAGCACCATCACGATGCAGGTCGCCCGCCTGATTGAGCCGCATGAGCGTACATTTGCTGGCAAACTGATAGAAGCCTGGCGCTCGTTGCAACTGGAATGGCATTACAGTAAAGATGAAATCCTTCAAATATATCTTAATCGTGCACCTTTTGGTGGAACACAAGAGGGGATCGCAGCGGCAAGCTGGAGTTATTTGGGTAAACCACCGGCTGAATTAACGCATGCCGAAGCGGCTTTACTCGCTGTATTACCACAATCGCCCAGCCGTTTACGGCCCGATCGTTATCCTGAACGAGCGCAAAAGGCACGGGATAAAGTATTAAATCGATTATTAAATTTTGGTATCTGGTCAGCACAAGATATAACCGAAGCGAAAGAAGAAATGCTGTGGTTGCCACCACGTCAAGTACCACAGTTAGCACCATTACTTGCACAGCGAATGAAAAATGAGAGTCATGAGCGGCTTATTCACACCACCATCGATGCGAGTTTACAGTCACGTCTGGAAGAAACTGTAAAAGGGTGGCGCCATCAATTACCCGAACGCACCTCTATTGCCATTTTGGTTACAGAAAGTAAATCGATGGCGGTTAGAGCCTACCTAGGTTCTACAGGGCTGGAAGACACAGACAGGCATGGATTTGTCGATATGGTGTCAGCTATCCGCTCACCGGGTTCTACCCTGAAACCCTTTTTATATGCAATGGCGATGGATGATGGTCTCATCCATTCTGAATCGCTGTTACAAGATATTCCACGCCAGACTGAGCAGTACCAGCCGGGTAATTTTTCACAAGGATTTTCCGGTCCGGTTTCGGCCAGCGATGCATTGCACCGTTCCCTCAATTTACCTGCTGTTCAATTACTGGAAGCTTATGGCCCGAAACGCTTTGTCGCACAACTGCGAAATGGTGGCATGACATTGCAGTTTCCTGATTTTGCTCAACCTAATTTATCGTTGATTTTGGGCGGAGTTGGCACCTCACTTGAATCGTTAGTCCAAAGCTACAGTGTATTTGCCCGAGCAGGAAAAATGGCCCAACTGCGTTTTACTCCCGAAACGCCGTTACAGGAGAAATCGATCATTTCAGCCGGTGCTGCGTGGATCACGCGTCTTATTCTTACTGGCGAATGGCAACCAGGTAGTACGACAGAATGGAACCGGCATTGGCCATTGGCATATAAAACTGGCACCAGTTACGGATTCCGGGATGCTTGGGCTGTGGGTGTCAATGATCGTTACCTGATTGGCATCTGGATCGGACGGCCTGACGGTACCCCTGTGGCAGGGCAATTCGGTGCTGCGGTGGCTGTACCGTTACTGCAGATGGTTGATAGCCTGTTACAGGCACAAAATACTGCTCAAACAAATGCGGCATTGCCGATGCCAAAACCAGACAGTGTTTCAACCGCAACTATCTGTTGGCCATCAGGACAAATCTTACCGCTAACAGATAATAACTGCCGTCAGGCACATAAAGCATGGATACTTGATAAAGCTATTCCACCAACATTGCGATCATCAGAACAAAGCATGAGTGAAATACAGCAAGTCAGTTTGTGGTTAAACGCTAAAGGGCTGCGAGTCCGCCCCGAGTGTACTTATTCAACACAGCAAACACTTCAGCTGTGGCCTGCGATACTGGAACCATGGTTACCAGCACGAGAGTGGCGGGAAAATCGTTTACCGCCAGTGTCTCCCGATTGCCCTGTTATTGAAACACAATTACAAAGCCAGCTCCTGATTAGTGGTGTAAAAGAGGGGGCTGCAATTCGCAAATTAGGAGACAGCTCTCTGATTATCTCAGTTAAAGCATCAGGAGGGCAGGGGATTCACTATTGGTTCAAAGATCAAAATTTAGTTGGGACAACACAAAATAACCAGACTATTCGCATCGCCTTCGAACGTATAGGCTTACACCATATTAGTGTCATCGATGATCATGGATTGTTTAATAAAGCATCGTTTTTCATCGAGTAGCAGCAACTGCTAGTACTAATATAAACAACACAGAATAAAAAGAAGGGTAGTCAATATCGTACCCCCTGTTTACAATGACAGACAGAAACAGGTAACACATTATAAAAATTAATACACACGCATAAACTGTCTACAGGTAAAATTTAGTATGACTATTCTAGTAACTGGTGGGGCTGGCTATATTGGCAGTCACACTACAGTCGAATTACTACAAGCAGGTTATAATGTTGTAGCTGTTGATAATTTTTGTAATTCACACCCTGAAGTGCTTAATCGAATTCAAGCGTTGACTGGCAAATCGCCTGTTTTTTATGAGGCGGATGTTCGTGATGCTGATACGCTTACTCGCATATTTCAACGTCACGAGATCAAATCGGTTATTCATTTCGCGGGTTTGAAAGCGGTTGGTGAATCAACGCGCTTACCGCTCAAATACTACCAGAACAACATTGCAGCCACACTGACACTGTGTGAAGTGATGCAACAGCATAATGTATTTGATCTGGTGTTCAGCTCTTCAGCGACCGTCTACGGTGATCCTCACTCGGTACCGATCAGCGAAAGCTTTCCTTTATCAGCGACTAACCCATATGGCCGCTCCAAATTAATGGTTGAAGAGATCCTGCGAGACGTGTCAAAAGCCGATCCTCGCTGGGGCATTGTATTACTGCGCTACTTCAACCCCGTTGGTGCACATCCATCAGGTATGATGGGGGAAGACCCTAATGGTATTCCGAATAATCTGCTGCCATTCATCAGCCAAGTCGCCATTGGTCGTTTACCTCAGTTATCTGTATTCGGTAACGACTACTCAACACCAGATGGCACCGGTGTGCGCGATTACATCCATGTGGTCGATCTGGCTATTGGCCATATCAAAGCGATTGAACGTATCAAACGTGAGCGTGGCGTACTGATCTATAACCTAGGTACCGGGCAGGGCTATTCGGTACTAGAAATGATCAAGGTATTTGAAAGAGTCTCAGGTAGACAGATCGCTTATCAAATTGTAGATCGCCGCCCTGGAGATATTTCTGAATGCTGGGCTGACCCTGCTTATGCAGCCAATGATTTAGGCTGGCAAGCTGAACGTGGTTTGCAAGAGATGATGCGGGACACTTGGCGTTGGCAATTGCAAAATCCTAACGGATATAAAGAGTAATCGTTGCGATACAAACCAGAAAGGCTACCCAGTTGCCGAGTGGTCTTTTCTACAATTTAAATGCCTATCCGCACTGTGGCAGTGGTAAGCCAGGGGCGGTAGCGTAGAAAAAATTCAGTTTATTAATACAAATTATCATGACCTGCGGTTAATTTTGAGTGAATTATGAATAAAAAAGAATTCTCACAGCAAGCCAACATGCCTTATCCATATCCAATGCCTTATCAGGACAATGATGAAATTGATCTGGTGGAACTGTTCCGTACGCTCTGGAAGCAAAAGGCAAAAATCGCACTGATCACTGTGGTAACGACTTTGGCTTCTGGGATTTATGCTTTTACGGCGGAAGAAGTGTGGACATCGAACGCGGTGATTACCGCACCGAAAGCCTCCGATATGGGGGAATTCTATCTGCTGGCACAGAATCTGGAACGTAATGCACCTATTGTTGTGACTCCAGATGGCGTCCAGACAAAAACGGAAGATGCCAAGCAACTACAATTTGCTAATTTACAAACTAATTTATTTAAAGAGTTTAAAAACACTT
It encodes the following:
- the galE gene encoding UDP-glucose 4-epimerase GalE, which translates into the protein MTILVTGGAGYIGSHTTVELLQAGYNVVAVDNFCNSHPEVLNRIQALTGKSPVFYEADVRDADTLTRIFQRHEIKSVIHFAGLKAVGESTRLPLKYYQNNIAATLTLCEVMQQHNVFDLVFSSSATVYGDPHSVPISESFPLSATNPYGRSKLMVEEILRDVSKADPRWGIVLLRYFNPVGAHPSGMMGEDPNGIPNNLLPFISQVAIGRLPQLSVFGNDYSTPDGTGVRDYIHVVDLAIGHIKAIERIKRERGVLIYNLGTGQGYSVLEMIKVFERVSGRQIAYQIVDRRPGDISECWADPAYAANDLGWQAERGLQEMMRDTWRWQLQNPNGYKE
- the pbpC gene encoding peptidoglycan glycosyltransferase PbpC (penicillin-binding protein 1C), coding for MIGCFMHGRRWAAFFHRLFLALLLLIGMVWLADKIWPLPTTEGKLARIVLAEDGTPLWRFPDEQGVWRYPVKLNEVSPLYLQALLGYEDRWFYHHLGLNPFSIIRAAWQNLSNHRIVSGGSTITMQVARLIEPHERTFAGKLIEAWRSLQLEWHYSKDEILQIYLNRAPFGGTQEGIAAASWSYLGKPPAELTHAEAALLAVLPQSPSRLRPDRYPERAQKARDKVLNRLLNFGIWSAQDITEAKEEMLWLPPRQVPQLAPLLAQRMKNESHERLIHTTIDASLQSRLEETVKGWRHQLPERTSIAILVTESKSMAVRAYLGSTGLEDTDRHGFVDMVSAIRSPGSTLKPFLYAMAMDDGLIHSESLLQDIPRQTEQYQPGNFSQGFSGPVSASDALHRSLNLPAVQLLEAYGPKRFVAQLRNGGMTLQFPDFAQPNLSLILGGVGTSLESLVQSYSVFARAGKMAQLRFTPETPLQEKSIISAGAAWITRLILTGEWQPGSTTEWNRHWPLAYKTGTSYGFRDAWAVGVNDRYLIGIWIGRPDGTPVAGQFGAAVAVPLLQMVDSLLQAQNTAQTNAALPMPKPDSVSTATICWPSGQILPLTDNNCRQAHKAWILDKAIPPTLRSSEQSMSEIQQVSLWLNAKGLRVRPECTYSTQQTLQLWPAILEPWLPAREWRENRLPPVSPDCPVIETQLQSQLLISGVKEGAAIRKLGDSSLIISVKASGGQGIHYWFKDQNLVGTTQNNQTIRIAFERIGLHHISVIDDHGLFNKASFFIE